AGGAGAATTGACAGAATGAGAAACAGAGAAGAGAGTTTTGCATAATTAATTCATATCCTCTATTACACTTCAGTTGACTTTTTATAGCCAACCAacgaatgaataaaaataactgtTACAACGAAATGGAATTAATGGCAGAATTAATCGGTGCATGATTCCCACACACATTCTGCATACAACGAAAAGCAGGGCACTAACCCCACTAATTATTTGCATCATTTAAACACTAACTACTGTGACATGTCAGCCATGATTCACAAACGTGGTGCAGACGTGCCTGGCGAAGGTGGACTGCGTGCATGTCATGGTTGCCTGGCGAAGGTGGACTGCGTGCATGTCATGGTTGCATGGTGAAGGATCTGCTGCACATATCAATCTCCATCTCTTCCTCTTCAATATCCAGATCCTCTAACTTGACACCCTTCCCAGATCCAGCTTTAGCAAAATCAAATACTGCAAATCTACGCAAGATCTCTTGACCAGCAGGTATCCTTTCCCTTGAAAAATTCTTGCCTTTAAGCAAAACAAGCAAATGTGACCTCAAGACAAGGCCGCACAGTTCTGGTGCATCTGAGAAAGGTGGTTCATCAATCACTGGGAACCCATTATGTCCAGTTGTCCTCAAAGAATGCAGTATATTGCCCACCTTTTCAATACCAAGAAAAGTTACCAGTGGACCAGAGACAACATCACGTGCAACCAAATGCCTCATATGAGGTTCTGCGTGGGCCTCCATGTAAGGCAATCCTTTCAATTTCACAATTTGGTCATAGACACCCTTGTTGAAGTTATCAGCCACAGTTTTTGAGATAAGGAGAACCAACATCACAAGGGGAAGCAACAATAAATCATTAGTGAGTTCGAGCAGTATTACACAAAGGGAAACTGTCATTCTCATGGTACCACCAAGGAAGGATGCAGCTCCAAGTAAGGCAAATAGACCGGTGTCAAGGTTAGAGATGGATCTAAATAGTCTCCCAACAAGACGGCCATAGCAAGCTCCAGCTAAAATAACAGGGATGAAAAGTCCAGATGGGATAGCAATTCCATATGTAACAATGCCAAGACAATAAACAGCAGAGAAAAAGAGGAAGAGAGTGGATATACGAAATTCTTTTTTAGTGCTGGCGCTAAAGAGGTTGCGAATAGCATCATCATTAGTGCTTAGAAAAAGGGAGGCAATGTCATTGTAATAACCAGGTGGGCACTGAAAACTTTTGTAATTTCCAGATTCATCAGTGTTGGGACAACTCACTGTTATATGAGTAGGGCAGGGGATGCACCTCCCGAACCAAGGCAGGCCGTAAGAACAACAGGATGTCAACAGGGCGATGGCAATGACAAGTGAGATTTTAAATGCAGCACCTTTTCTGCAGCAGCATGATAACAAGTGATTATCAATCAAAAAAGGAAGCAATCTGTTGTAATCAAATAGGATGGCACAGTGACATACTCGTTAATGATGCTGTAAGTACGGAGAACCTTATCCACAAGATAGTTATACAGGCTTCCAAAAATCCCCCCGATGATGCCTAAGAGTATCACAGCTAAAACATCCGGGCCACTATATTGCACCTTTTCTGAACTCACATCATACATTACTAGACCTCCTTTCCCAAAAATCCCACACTTCCCGGTACCGCAAAATTCCATAAAAGCTCTCAAAACTATAGCAACCACTGCTGTAGTGAAAAAAGCTCTCCAAAGAAGAGCACTCCGCCACCTGAAGCAtgtcaaaacaagaaaaaacaagatgctGATCTTCATCAGTTGTGCATAGATAACAATTGCACGAACACgcatattaaacaaataaactaaGATTCTTATGTGCGTTAAATAAATAAGCTATGAATAAGACAGCAACACGCAGAGATGGAAGAGTTACGTGCCATGAAGCTGCTTCTTCAAGAGCGAAAAGAACGCCTCCAACTGGAGCACGAAAAGCAGCTGCCACACCAGCAGCAGCTCCGCAAGTGATCAAATCTCGTCTCTGAAGATCATTTTTGAAATATCTGAGCCATGTCCAAGTCAAATGGTATTTGCGAGAACCCCCCTGCCCTAATAAAGAGGCTATGCATGCACCAGTGTGAACCATAGGCCCTTCTTTACCCACAACAAATCCAGCAGAAACACCGAGAATAGAACCAAGAATCTGCCACATTCAGAATTGTAAACACCACAGAAATATCATTTCAGAGAAAGGTAATAATTTCAGAAACGTAAAGTCAGATTCTGAATTGCAAAAATAGTATGAATGCATATCATATTCTAAAAACAGACAAAATACGAGAGAAAAGAACAAAGCAATACCAGGAAACACTGAACAGATCAaattcacaaacattgaggaaAGCAAGTTCACTAGATTTCATTAACCTAGGTGGACAAAAGCTTCATGTTCTCTGAGGGTCTAGACCAAAATCTTCAAATAGAAGCTCTGAAAAATTAGAAGGTTAGTGACATCTTTCGCGTTATAGCACTGAAGTTTGGCGCAGCATCTAAGACCTCGCACAATCCTTTTGGACTAAAATTACACGTGCATGCAAGTATCTTTTGCAGATGCCTAGATAAAGGACTAGCGAACACTTTGAATTATTCTGTCTTTCAGAGAGGTTGATATTATGTATGAGCAGAAAGCACGTCTAGACACTGTAATTCACTGACCTTTACAAATAGGGTACCAGGAGCCAGTACAGAATGACCATCAATGCCATTAAGATAGGCTTTCACTTCAGGAATACCAGAACCTGCTGCTGCTGGAGCAATGAAAGAGCATAGAGCTGCAGCAGCAGCCGCCAACACCATGTTGCAACCAGCAAATGCTGCAAAAGCCTCGTAATATCTGCACTAGAGGCATTACCATGTCATAGTTATCGTATAGATTGGCAAACAAACTTAATTCAGGATCTCAAACGCATTGCCATTGGTTCAAAAGTCATTATACCTTAAGTactgaaaacaaaatttgaaaaaaaaaagggtgtacAAAGAAATTAAGTCCAGGCTACTTGTAGACCAAAATTCCAATACAGTGAGGTTGTGATAGGCTGAGCTTACTGTTGCTTTCTCATGAGCTTATTAGTCAGCAACAGCTTGAAACCAGATATGTTCTCAACTgcgatattattaaaaaagccAACAAGTCCTGTGAAAAGGCCAATAAGAAGTGCAAATGTCCACTTCAGTAAAATATACTGAAATATCTGAACTTTCTTTCTTGATCTCCGATCTTgtttaaataattcattttcagCAATCCTGTAGGAcgacaaataaaaaagacagaCGTTAGCATTTTTATCTTCTATCAAGAAGCCAAGCTGATAAAGAATCATATGTGTACCAAACATTAATTAGTTACTTCGTGTATTCACTAGAAattaatgatgaaaatgaaaatcaaatccGAAACTTGTAAGAAATAATAAGATTATTTAAAAGTACTttctttattctctctctctttttttccttcttatatCTATCTCTCTTCTATGAGCACcataaattttatgttcatattttgtgattttatgaGATGTATGAATGTCTATGATTCCATAAGCTCTCAGGTTCTTTTCTAATCTAATCAGTGATTAAATAACCAGATTctgtaaaaggaaaaaaagacagTAAATAAAGAATATGTTGTGAGTTTATGATTACAAAAGGCAAATCTGATTCTCTCGGGAATTGGCATTGTAGAAGTTATTCACTGAAGCAAACAGAAAAGGGGGAACAAAAAACACATCTCACTTACTCGTAGTCAAGGCTTTCAATAGGAGAAATGTTGGCACCAACAATGGCAATCTGGGATGTTGTATTCCTCCTTTTCACCAAGAGGGGTTCAGTGCTGTGAGCACCGTTGTCCGAATTTAGTATTCCTTTGGCATCGTTTTCAATGTCTCCCTCCACATCTTCTTCTTTAACAGTATGCAGCCCATGAGTGGCCCTGTTATCCAAGtccatttttctttctctcataTCCCTCTGTACACACAGAGCACAGCACAGCACATCACCAGAGAAGTTGTCATAATCATACATtcaaaggaaaggaagaaaggggaaaaaaaaacagaaagaaaagaagttatCATGTATACTTACAAAcgaaagaaagagaggaaaacTGATCTTCACttctgttctcttttttttttattattgttttactcAACTCAGTCGGTCTCTAACTACTAGCTACTCAACTCAACACAATATCACCTAGAAACAGCAACCATTAAACATTCCGTATGTATATGAACTAATATCATCAACGAGCATTGCAATAAATAACCCTCTCCCTTTGGCCTTTTTGGCAGGAGGGGAAATGGCGAGAAAAATAGAGGCAGGAAATAAGTATATGATGATGAGAATGAAAGACAAAAACCAATGACAGCCAACCTCGCATTATTATGCTATCCTTTAAAATACGTTAAAAAACAATGTACTGCATGCATAAGTAtagatataaaatgtttttaccatataccatgttaaagatcttgtcttttctaatttttattttaaaaacactattaatcatattatatttatattataggCTGCATTATAGATGTTTAGATAAGCACAAAgagattgttttttctattttttattttaaaaattgttggcATATATTAGATCAA
This genomic stretch from Populus alba chromosome 19, ASM523922v2, whole genome shotgun sequence harbors:
- the LOC118039833 gene encoding chloride channel protein CLC-c isoform X2 — its product is MVLAAAAAALCSFIAPAAAGSGIPEVKAYLNGIDGHSVLAPGTLFVKILGSILGVSAGFVVGKEGPMVHTGACIASLLGQGGSRKYHLTWTWLRYFKNDLQRRDLITCGAAAGVAAAFRAPVGGVLFALEEAASWWRSALLWRAFFTTAVVAIVLRAFMEFCGTGKCGIFGKGGLVMYDVSSEKVQYSGPDVLAVILLGIIGGIFGSLYNYLVDKVLRTYSIINEKGAAFKISLVIAIALLTSCCSYGLPWFGRCIPCPTHITVSCPNTDESGNYKSFQCPPGYYNDIASLFLSTNDDAIRNLFSASTKKEFRISTLFLFFSAVYCLGIVTYGIAIPSGLFIPVILAGACYGRLVGRLFRSISNLDTGLFALLGAASFLGGTMRMTVSLCVILLELTNDLLLLPLVMLVLLISKTVADNFNKGVYDQIVKLKGLPYMEAHAEPHMRHLVARDVVSGPLVTFLGIEKVGNILHSLRTTGHNGFPVIDEPPFSDAPELCGLVLRSHLLVLLKGKNFSRERIPAGQEILRRFAVFDFAKAGSGKGVKLEDLDIEEEEMEMYVDLHPISNASPHTVVETMSLAKAAILFRKIGLRHMCVVPLSQGRPPIVGILTRHDFMPEHILGLYPHIKPHK
- the LOC118039833 gene encoding chloride channel protein CLC-c isoform X1, producing MRERKMDLDNRATHGLHTVKEEDVEGDIENDAKGILNSDNGAHSTEPLLVKRRNTTSQIAIVGANISPIESLDYEIAENELFKQDRRSRKKVQIFQYILLKWTFALLIGLFTGLVGFFNNIAVENISGFKLLLTNKLMRKQQYYEAFAAFAGCNMVLAAAAAALCSFIAPAAAGSGIPEVKAYLNGIDGHSVLAPGTLFVKILGSILGVSAGFVVGKEGPMVHTGACIASLLGQGGSRKYHLTWTWLRYFKNDLQRRDLITCGAAAGVAAAFRAPVGGVLFALEEAASWWRSALLWRAFFTTAVVAIVLRAFMEFCGTGKCGIFGKGGLVMYDVSSEKVQYSGPDVLAVILLGIIGGIFGSLYNYLVDKVLRTYSIINEKGAAFKISLVIAIALLTSCCSYGLPWFGRCIPCPTHITVSCPNTDESGNYKSFQCPPGYYNDIASLFLSTNDDAIRNLFSASTKKEFRISTLFLFFSAVYCLGIVTYGIAIPSGLFIPVILAGACYGRLVGRLFRSISNLDTGLFALLGAASFLGGTMRMTVSLCVILLELTNDLLLLPLVMLVLLISKTVADNFNKGVYDQIVKLKGLPYMEAHAEPHMRHLVARDVVSGPLVTFLGIEKVGNILHSLRTTGHNGFPVIDEPPFSDAPELCGLVLRSHLLVLLKGKNFSRERIPAGQEILRRFAVFDFAKAGSGKGVKLEDLDIEEEEMEMYVDLHPISNASPHTVVETMSLAKAAILFRKIGLRHMCVVPLSQGRPPIVGILTRHDFMPEHILGLYPHIKPHK